The genomic region CATTTGAAGTGTTATTTGATCTCCTTTTTTTAAGGTTTCACTAATAATACATTCCGATATAGGATTTTTTATAAATTTTTCTATTATTCTTTTTAATGAACGGACTCCATATTCTTGGTTAAATCCCTTTTTCTGAATAAAATCTTTTACTTCTGGAAATAAAATTAATTTATATCCTAAATAAGACATATGAATACTTATTTTTTCTAATTCTATATGAGTTATTTTATATATATCTTCTTGGTTAAGAGTATTAAAAATGATAATATCATCTATTCTATTTATAAATTCTGTAGAAAAAATACGTTTCAAAGTTTTTTCTAAAATATTTTTATAATCATTTGATTTTTTTGATTTAGTATAAAAACCTATTTCTTGACCAAATTCTCTTAATTTTTGAGTATCCGTATTTGAGGTAAAAATAATTACAGAATTTTTAAAATTTACTTTTCTTCCAAAACTATCAGTTATACATCCATAATCAAGTATTTGTAATAAAACATTAAATACTTCATGATGAGCTTTTTCTATTTCATCTAATAAAATAACAGAATAAGGTTTACGACGAATAATTTCTGTTAACTGCCCTCCTTCTTCGTATCCTACATAACCAGGAGGAGCTCCTATTAATCTAGAAATAGAAAATTTTTCCATATATTCACTCATATCGATACGTACTAATGATTCCTCTGAATCAAAAAGTTCTTTTGCAAATATTTTTGCCAAATAAGTTTTTCCAACACCTGTTTTTCCAAAAAAAATAAAAGATCCTATAGGGCAATTAGGATCTTTTAATCCTGTTCTATTTCTTTTAACTGCTTTCACTATTTTTTCTATAGCTTCATCTTGTCCTATTATTTTTTCTTTTAGAATACTTGTCATTTTATTCAATTTTTTCATTTCCGCTTGAGCTATCCTATTTACTGGAACTCCACTCATCATGGAAACTACTTCTTCTACGTTTTCTTCAGAAACTATTTCTTTATTTTCTTTGGATAAATTTTCCCATGATTGTTGTGCTTTTATCAATTGTTTTTCTATACGTTTTTCCATATCACGTAAATGCGCTGCTTCTTCATATTTTTGGCACTTAACTACTTTCAATTTTTTTTTCCGAATATTTTCCAATTCCTTTTCCAAAAAAATTATTTCTTGGGGAACTTTAATATTTTTAATATGGACACGAGATCCAGCTTCATCAAGTGCATCAATAGCTTTATCTGGTAAATAACGATCTACAATATATCGTACAGTTAAATTTACACAAGCTTTTATAGATTCTTCTGTATAAATTACATTATGATGATTTTCATATTTTTCTTTTATTTTTTTTAAAATTTCAATAGTTTCTTCTTCAGAAGAAGGTGGTACTATAATTTTTTGAAATCTACGTTCTAATGCTCCATCTTTTTCTATATATTGTCTATATTCATTTAATGTAGTTGCTCCAATACATTGAATAGATCCTCTAGCTAAAGCTGGTTTAAATATATTAGAAGCATCTAATGAACCAGTTGTTCCTCCTGCTCCAATCATTGTATGAATTTCATCTATAAAAAGAATTAAATTTGTATCTTTTTCTGACTCATTTATAATAGTTTTCATTCTTTCTTCAAATTGACCTCTATATTTAGTTCCAGAAACTAAAATTGCTAAGTCTAAAACAACTACTCTTTTATTATATAATACTCTGGAAATTTTTTTTTGTACAATACGTAAAGCTAAGCCCTCGGCAATAGAAGATTTTCCTACACCGGGTTCTCCTATAAGTAGAGGATTATTTTTTTTTCTCCTGCTCAATATTTGAGATACTCGTTCAATTTCCTTTTCTCTTCCTACTACTGGATCTAATTTACCATTAATAGCAATAGAATTTAGATCAATTCCAAAATTATCCAATATTGGAGTATTTATTTTTATAGAAGAAGTTCCTCTATTATTGTTATTGTTGTTGTAATAACCAGATCCCGTTCTAATTCCTCCAAATCCTCCATAATAAGAAGAGGAAATATCATTTTCAATATTTTCATCTAAATAATAAGTAGAATAAAAAAAAAATCTATAATGATTCATAAATAAAAATGTTTCGAGGAAGATAAATTATATTTTTTTTGTTTTTTTCATTATTATATTGGTATTTTTGGTATAGAAGATGAAAATTTTAAATTTAATTTTTCTATCAATTTATCTACATATTTATTTTTTTTAGATAGAAAATTATATTGTTCTTTTGGAAAATTGTTTAATTTTTTTGTTAAAGTTTTAAATTTTAAATGAGGGTTATTTAATTTTTTCCGTAAATATTTTATAAAATATGCTTGGATTAAAAAAAACTCCCTATTTTCTAATTTTGAAGGAATTATTAAAATTATTCTACTTTCAAAAATTTGGAATTGTATTTTATTTTTTAATAAATTTAAATAAATTGGATTTATTTTTTCGGAAATTTTTTGTATAAAAATTTTCCAATTTTCTTTTAAAAATTGAATTTTTTTATTTTTTAATTCAGAAGTATACCGATTGAAATTCCATTTATAAAAATAAAAACCATTAACTAATTGTATTAAATAGATTTCTATTATTAATCTAGAATTTTTACTCAAAATCGATTCCTTTTCCATATTATGACAAATCATTAAAGCTTTAATTAAAAAAGAAGAAGATAATTTTTTTGATTGTTTTATATAAGATTGTATAATAGTTTTATTTTTATATTTTAAAAGAAATATGGTATCAGTATTTTTAGATAATAATAAATTTCTAAAATGATTGGTTAATCCACTTATAAAAATGGTGACTGATACTCCATTTTTGAAAATTTGATTTAATAATATTAATATTTTAGATATTTTTTCATTTAATAGATAATCAATCATATTAAAATAGTAATCTATATCCAAAATACCTAGTTTTTCCATTACTAATTGTTTAGAAATTTTTTTTTTTTCATAAAAAGTAAGTCGATCAAAAGTAGAAAGAGCTTTACTAATTGAACCATTTCCATATTGAGAAATGAGAAATAAAGCTTCCTTTTCTATTTGAATACATTCTTTTTCCGAAATTTTTTTCAAAAAAAAATAAATTTCTTTTAAAGAAATTTGTTTAAAGTTATAAACTTGACTATGTAAAATAATGGAATCAATAATTTCATTATTTTCTGAACAACAGAAAATTAATAATACATGTGAAGGAAGTTTTTCAATACTTTTTAAAAGTAAGTTCAAAGATTCTTGAGAAAATAAATGAATATCATTTATGATAAGTATTTTATACTTTCCTTTTTTTGGATATACAAAAATTTTTCTTATTTTTTCAAAAATAAATTCTATTGGATGATTAAAAATTCCACTAATTTCAAAAACATTCAAGTATCCTCCTTCTGAAAAAGAATTTAATTCATTGGATAAAATTTTCGCACAGGTATTTTTTCCAACTCCTTTGGGTCCAAAAAATAATAAAACTTGAGATAAAAAACTATTTTTTATGGCATTTTTTAAAATGATTATAACTTCATTTTGACCAATGAGATCATTCCATTTTATAGGCCTATATTTTCTAGTTAATACAGTTTTATATGAAAAAACCTTATTATCCATTATTATAATTTACTAATCCGATAAAATTTCTTTAATTTTATCAGAAGCTTCTTTTAAAGTATAAGTAGAATAAATTGGTAATTTACTAGTATCAAGTTTTTTTTTAGCTATTATTTCATTTGTTCCTTGTAAACGAACTACAACGGGTATTTTAATATCATGATCAATATGATGATAGGAATTAATAATTCCTTCTGCAACAGTATCACAACGAACAATTCCTCCAAAAATATTTATTAATATAACTTGTACCGATGGATCTTTCCATATAAGAAGAAAGGCTTTTTCTACACGTTTTTTATCAGCATCTCCTCCTATATCTAGAAAATTAGCTGGATCCCCTCCACAAGATTTTATCATATCCATCGTAGCCATAGCTAATCCAGCTCCATTTACCATACAACCTACATTACCTTCTAATTTTAGAAAATTCAATTTATATTCAAACGCTTCTATTTCCATAGAATTCTTTTCTTCTCTATCAAATAAATTAGCATATTTTTTTTGACGAAATAAGGCATTATCATCTATAATTATTTTTGTGTCTACTGCTATAATTTTATTATCAACAGTATAAATTAAAGGATTTATTTCTAACAATGTAGCATCACAAGATAAATAAGCATTGTAAAGAGAAATTAAAAAAGAACTTAAGTTTTGTATTCCTAAATTAAATCCAATTTTTCTAGTTTGAAATAGATGTAATCCCCATGATGGATCTATTTCTTCTATATATATTTTATCTGGATATTTTTTTGATATATATTCAATATCCATTCCTCCTTCTTTAGAATAAATAATTACATTTTTTTCTAAATCACGATTTAGCATTATTGATAAATAATATTCTTTAGGAAGATGAGTAGAGAAATAAACATCTTCAGAAATTAAAACTTTATGAACTAATTTACCTTTTTTTGAAGTTTGTGGAGTGATTAAATAATTTCCTAAAATTTCTTTGGATTTTTTATACACTTCTTCCAAAGAACGTACAATTTTTATTCCTCCACCTTTTCCACGTCCTCCTGCATGTACTTGTGCTTTAATAACTAAAGATTTTTTATTAGTTTTTTTAAAAACAATTTTTGCAGCTTTTACAGCTTCTTCTGGAGAAGTAGCAATAATCCCATACGGGACATGAACTGAAAAAGAATTTAATATTTCTTTTCCTTGAAATTCATGTAAATTCATTTAGAATATTTTTTAAAAGTAAATTTAAACTAAAATTAGTTTTTTTTTGAAAAGTTTTGTATAGTTTATTAATAATAATATGATTAAATTTACATAAAACTTTATGGTTCAATCTAAAAATATTTATAAATTATTTGGAAAAAGAGAAATTTTGAAAGGAGTAAATCTTAGAGTTAAAACCGGAAATATAGTATGTATATTAGGTGAATCTGGATCTGGAAAAAGTACTTTATTACATATCCTGGGAACTTTAGAAAATCCTACTTTTAAAAAAAATAAAAAAACGGTTTTAAAAATAGATGGAGAAAACGTATTGTCTATTACGGAAAAAAAATTATCCATTATTAGAAATGAAAAAATTGGATTTATATTTCAAACCCCCCAACTTTTTCCTGAATTTACAGCATTAGAAAATGTTTTTTTGCCAATTTTGATAAAAATAAGGAATCAAAAAAAATGTAAAAAAAAAGCAAAAAAATTATTGAATAAATTGAATATTTCTCAATATGAGAACTCAAAACCTGAAGAATTATCTGGAGGTCAAAAACAAAGGATATGTATTGCAAGAGCATTAATTAATGATCCGAAAATAATTTTTGCGGATGAACCTTCAGGAAACTTGGATATAAAAAATGCTAATAAATTACACAATTTTTTTTTTTCTCTAAAAGAAGAATTTAAACAAACTTTTTTAATTGTAACACATAATCTAAAATTAGCAGATATGGCAGATGAAAAATTAAAAATAGAAAATGGAATAGTAATAAATTAAAAAAAATGCTTTTAAATAAACTTTCTATTAAACATATTATCAAAAAACCAAGAATATTGAATAAATATCCAGCTCCTCTTTTTTTAATGATTCATGGATATGGAAGTAATGAAAATGATCTTTTTTCTTTTCAAAAAGATATTCCAGAAAATTTTTTTATAATTAGTATTCAAGGATGTTATTCTTTTGGTTCAGATAAATATTCATGGTATGATATCGATTTTTCTAATAAAGATCGATTTATTAATATTGACCAGGCTAAAAAAACTATTGAAAAAATATCTTTTTTTATAGATGAAGCTATTAAAGAATATAAATTAAATCAAAGTCAAGTATGGTTATGTGGATTTAGCCAAGGAGCTATTCTTAGTTATGGTATTGCTTTCAAAAAACCTGAAAAAGTAAAAAAAGTTATTGCTTTAAGTGGATATTTAGAAAAAAAACTTTTACCAAAAAATATGAATTCTTCTTATATAGATTTAAAATTTTTTATTTCTCATGGAAAATATGATACTATTTGTCCTATAAATTTAGTAAAAAAAGGAATTAATTTTCTTAAAAATAAAAAAATACTTTCTTTACAATATAAAGAATACGATTCTGGCCATTCTTTAAACAGTTATAATTATCAAGATATCATTAATTGGATAAAAAAAAATCAATCTTTTTAATAAAAATTTGATGCAAAAATCCACGAAAATACTTTTCTCCTTATTTATTTTTATAGGATCTATTTATTTTTTTTGGAATAAAAATTATTTATTGGGAATTATACTAATTATTTTTGGCTTATTTCCTATTTTTTTTTATTTCAGGAATGAATTTTTATTATTAGCCTTTTTTAAAATAAAAAAAAAAAATATGAAAGGATTAAAGAAGTCATTAGACTGTATAAAAAATCCAAAATTACAATTGACAAAAAATCAAATGGGCTATTATTATTTTCTTCTTGGAATTTTATATTCAGAATCCAATATTCATAAATCGGAAAATTATATGCAAAAAGCTATAGATTTTGGATTAAAATTTAAGCAAAATATAGCAATAGCTAAATTAAACTTAGCAATATATTCTTTATCAATAGGAAATAAAAAAAAAGCTGAACTATTGTTGTCAGAAGCAAAAAAAATGGATATAAGAGGATTATTGCATGATCAAATTCAAATAATAAAAATACAAATGAAAAAAATGAATCTAGGAGATAAACAAAATCCTTATATTAGAAAAAATTATTTAAAATAAATATATAAAAACCATAATTATTTATATTAAACCAATCAATTATCCTTTATTATTTTGAATAAAATTATATCTAATAATTTTATAAATTCTTCTATCTGAAACTTTTTTTTCATAGAAAAAATATTGTTTTTATTATAATAATTATAACTCCAATATTTTAGGAATATTTTTTTCATTTTTTCCCATTAAAAATTTTATTGGATTTTCTATTGATTCTTTGACAGATACTAAAAATCCAACAGCTTCCTTCCCATCAATTATTCTATGATCATAAGATAAAGATAAATACATTATTGGACGGATTTCGATAGATTTATTAATAACTACTGGCCTTTCTACTATTTTATGCATTCCTAAAATAGCGCTTTGTGGTGGATTTATTATTGGAGTAGAGAGCATAGATCCAAATATACCACCATTAGTAATAGTAAAAGTTCCTCCTTCCATTTCATCTATAGATATTTTTCCATTTCGAACACGTGTAGATAATCTACTAATTTCTTGTTCTATACCACGAAAAGATAA from Blattabacterium sp. (Cryptocercus punctulatus) str. Cpu harbors:
- a CDS encoding ATP-dependent Clp protease ATP-binding subunit — protein: MNHYRFFFYSTYYLDENIENDISSSYYGGFGGIRTGSGYYNNNNNNRGTSSIKINTPILDNFGIDLNSIAINGKLDPVVGREKEIERVSQILSRRKKNNPLLIGEPGVGKSSIAEGLALRIVQKKISRVLYNKRVVVLDLAILVSGTKYRGQFEERMKTIINESEKDTNLILFIDEIHTMIGAGGTTGSLDASNIFKPALARGSIQCIGATTLNEYRQYIEKDGALERRFQKIIVPPSSEEETIEILKKIKEKYENHHNVIYTEESIKACVNLTVRYIVDRYLPDKAIDALDEAGSRVHIKNIKVPQEIIFLEKELENIRKKKLKVVKCQKYEEAAHLRDMEKRIEKQLIKAQQSWENLSKENKEIVSEENVEEVVSMMSGVPVNRIAQAEMKKLNKMTSILKEKIIGQDEAIEKIVKAVKRNRTGLKDPNCPIGSFIFFGKTGVGKTYLAKIFAKELFDSEESLVRIDMSEYMEKFSISRLIGAPPGYVGYEEGGQLTEIIRRKPYSVILLDEIEKAHHEVFNVLLQILDYGCITDSFGRKVNFKNSVIIFTSNTDTQKLREFGQEIGFYTKSKKSNDYKNILEKTLKRIFSTEFINRIDDIIIFNTLNQEDIYKITHIELEKISIHMSYLGYKLILFPEVKDFIQKKGFNQEYGVRSLKRIIEKFIKNPISECIISETLKKGDQITLQMNDKMNEINISIQKQ
- a CDS encoding AAA family ATPase, whose amino-acid sequence is MDNKVFSYKTVLTRKYRPIKWNDLIGQNEVIIILKNAIKNSFLSQVLLFFGPKGVGKNTCAKILSNELNSFSEGGYLNVFEISGIFNHPIEFIFEKIRKIFVYPKKGKYKILIINDIHLFSQESLNLLLKSIEKLPSHVLLIFCCSENNEIIDSIILHSQVYNFKQISLKEIYFFLKKISEKECIQIEKEALFLISQYGNGSISKALSTFDRLTFYEKKKISKQLVMEKLGILDIDYYFNMIDYLLNEKISKILILLNQIFKNGVSVTIFISGLTNHFRNLLLSKNTDTIFLLKYKNKTIIQSYIKQSKKLSSSFLIKALMICHNMEKESILSKNSRLIIEIYLIQLVNGFYFYKWNFNRYTSELKNKKIQFLKENWKIFIQKISEKINPIYLNLLKNKIQFQIFESRIILIIPSKLENREFFLIQAYFIKYLRKKLNNPHLKFKTLTKKLNNFPKEQYNFLSKKNKYVDKLIEKLNLKFSSSIPKIPI
- the sucC gene encoding ADP-forming succinate--CoA ligase subunit beta, which encodes MNLHEFQGKEILNSFSVHVPYGIIATSPEEAVKAAKIVFKKTNKKSLVIKAQVHAGGRGKGGGIKIVRSLEEVYKKSKEILGNYLITPQTSKKGKLVHKVLISEDVYFSTHLPKEYYLSIMLNRDLEKNVIIYSKEGGMDIEYISKKYPDKIYIEEIDPSWGLHLFQTRKIGFNLGIQNLSSFLISLYNAYLSCDATLLEINPLIYTVDNKIIAVDTKIIIDDNALFRQKKYANLFDREEKNSMEIEAFEYKLNFLKLEGNVGCMVNGAGLAMATMDMIKSCGGDPANFLDIGGDADKKRVEKAFLLIWKDPSVQVILINIFGGIVRCDTVAEGIINSYHHIDHDIKIPVVVRLQGTNEIIAKKKLDTSKLPIYSTYTLKEASDKIKEILSD
- a CDS encoding ABC transporter ATP-binding protein: MVQSKNIYKLFGKREILKGVNLRVKTGNIVCILGESGSGKSTLLHILGTLENPTFKKNKKTVLKIDGENVLSITEKKLSIIRNEKIGFIFQTPQLFPEFTALENVFLPILIKIRNQKKCKKKAKKLLNKLNISQYENSKPEELSGGQKQRICIARALINDPKIIFADEPSGNLDIKNANKLHNFFFSLKEEFKQTFLIVTHNLKLADMADEKLKIENGIVIN
- a CDS encoding alpha/beta hydrolase, which encodes MLLNKLSIKHIIKKPRILNKYPAPLFLMIHGYGSNENDLFSFQKDIPENFFIISIQGCYSFGSDKYSWYDIDFSNKDRFINIDQAKKTIEKISFFIDEAIKEYKLNQSQVWLCGFSQGAILSYGIAFKKPEKVKKVIALSGYLEKKLLPKNMNSSYIDLKFFISHGKYDTICPINLVKKGINFLKNKKILSLQYKEYDSGHSLNSYNYQDIINWIKKNQSF